Proteins encoded in a region of the Vicia villosa cultivar HV-30 ecotype Madison, WI linkage group LG5, Vvil1.0, whole genome shotgun sequence genome:
- the LOC131602723 gene encoding protein POLLEN DEFECTIVE IN GUIDANCE 1-like isoform X1, which translates to MPSSTPLRQRSVNSGGSFGDSAVTAVDGGCEKEGSSVGAVTSETVEPLELKRLLTEESIFKKSPVAYFLEKVGNENSLWNTTTLGNEKGRERVYDTIFRLPWRCELLIDVGFFVCFNSFLSLLTVMPTRMVMIAWKLLKTRKFKRLSTVELSDFGCFVIMACGISVLQQIDISLVYHIIRGQATIKLYVIYNVLEVFDKLCQIFNGDVLQMLFYSAEELARCPSETRSMRLCIWRFVSDQILAVVTTIVHSFILLAQAITLSACIVAHYNALPALLVSNNFSEIKSYVFKGYKKDNIHTMVYFDSIERFHISTFILFVLAQNILEAEGPWFQSFLINMLSVYLCEVAIDVIKHSFIAKFNNITPIAYSEFLEALCKQTLHMQTEDVQKNLKFIPLAPACVVIRVIAPVYAANLPYSPLSWKLFWIMLFSATTYILLTSLKILIGLLLKKHATWYVNRCLKRKHHLHVD; encoded by the exons ATGCCTAGCTCTACACCGTTAAGACAGAGAAGCGTAAACAGTGGCGGTAGTTTTGGGGATTCGGCGGTTACAGCCGTTGATGGCGGTTGCGAGAAGGAAGGTAGTTCTGTTGGTGCTGTAACATCAGAGACGGTGGAGCCTTTGGAATTGAAGCGCCTCTTAACAGAGGAATCGATTT TTAAGAAATCACCTGTAGCATACTTCTTGGAGAAAGTTGGCAATGAAAATTCTTTATGGAACACAACAACTCTTGGAAATGAAAAAGGAAGAGAACGCGTTTATGACACGATCTTTCGCTTGCCATGGAGATGTGAATTG CTTATAGATGTTGGCTTCTTTGTCTGCTTCAATTCCTTTCTATCATTGTTAACTGTGATGCCAACAAGGATGGTAATGATCGCTTGGAAGCTTCTGAAAACAAG GAAGTTCAAGAGGCTGTCTACAGTTGAGCTGTCAGATTTTGGATGTTTTGTTATTATGGCTTGTGGAATTAGTGTCTTGCAGCAAATAG atATCAGCTTAGTATATCATATAATCCGTGGACAAGCAACAATCAAACTGTATGTGATCTACAACGTCTTAGAG GTATTTGATAAATTATGTCAAATTTTTAATGGGGATGTGttgcaaatgttattttattCGGCAGAAGAACTTGCAAGGTGTCCTTCTGAAACACGGAGTATGAGATTATGCATTTGGAGATTTGTTTCTGACCAAATTTTAGCTGTTGTTACAACAA TTgttcattcttttattttattagctCAGGCAATTACTTTATCAGCCTGCATTGTTGCTCACTACAATGCACTGCCAGCTTTGCTGGTGTCAAATAATTTTTCTGAGATCAAAAGCTACGTGTTTAAGGGATACAAAAAGGATAATATTCACACTATGGTGTACTTTG ATTCAATTGAAAGATTCCACATCTCAACATTTATCTTATTCGTTTTGGCTCAAAATATTCTAGAGGCAGAAGGCCCCTGGTTTCAAAGCTTTCTCATT AATATGCTTTCGGTTTATCTATGTGAAGTGGCTATTGATGTTATCAAGCATTCGTTCATTGCTAAATTCAACAACATCACTCCCATTGCATACTCTGAGTTCCTTGAAGCTTTATGCAAACAG ACTCTACATATGCAAACTGAGGATGTACAGAAAAACTTGAAATTTATCCCTCTTGCTCCAGCATGTGTG GTCATTCGAGTCATAGCCCCGGTATACGCTGCTAATCTTCCTTACAGTCCACTTTCATGGAAGCTTTTTTGGATTATGCTATTTTCAGCAACAACCTACATTTTACTCACAAGCCTCAAGATTCTAATTGGATTGCTTCTAAAGAAACATGCCACTTGGTATGTTAATCGCTGTCTAAAGAGGAAGCATCATCTTCATGTAGATTAA
- the LOC131602725 gene encoding uncharacterized protein LOC131602725, giving the protein MAKPSLKIKRLPLMAVACTVMLFVVYRTLKYQYTQEEIDKRWSNKRWSIWRDVVPYAAHSGMLKGLPRGIIHATSDLELRPLWLPSNLRSKDNVYSNRNLLAVPAGIKQKENIDAMVQKFLKADFTIILFHYDANVDGWKDLDWSSRAIHIAAKNQTKWWFAKRFLSPDIVSIYDYIFLWDEDLGVEYFSPSRYIKIVKEEGLEISQPALHPNSTEIHHRITVRARTKKVHRRVYELRGKTKCSDESDGPPCTGFVEGMAPVFSRAAWYCTWHLIQNDLVHGWGMDMKLGYCAQGDRSQNVGVVDKEYVVHKAIQTLGGNNQDIIKKQGSTGIDMRMEIRRQSSWELEIFKERWKQAIAHDKSWVKPFKSDKRRIRRTRRTRNRKLFS; this is encoded by the exons ATG GCAAAACCAAGTTTGAAGATCAAAAGGCTGCCTTTAATGGCAGTTGCATGTACAGTAATGTTGTTCGTTGTATATAGGACTTTAAAGTATCAATATACTCAAGAAGAG ATAGACAAAAGGTGGAGTAACAAAAGGTGGAGTATTTGGAGAGATGTAGTG CCATATGCGGCTCATTCTGGAATGTTAAAAGGCTTGCCACGAGGTATAATACACGCCACTTCGGATTTGGAGCTAAGACCTTTATGGTTGCCAAGTAATTTAAGATCAAAG GATAATGTTTACTCGAATCGTAACCTGTTGGCAGTTCCAGCTGGTATCAAGCAAAAGGAAAATATAGATGCTATGGTGCAAAag TTTCTCAAAGCAgattttacaattattttattccATTATGATGCCAATGTGGATGGATGGAAGGATCTTGATTGGAGTAGCAGGGCAATACATATAGCAGCTAAAAACCAAACAAAGTG GTGGTTTGCAAAAAGATTTCTAAGTCCAGATATAGTTTCTATTTATGATTACATCTTTCTCTGGGATGAGGATTTGGGGGTCGAATATTTTTCCCCGTCGAG ATATATTAAGATTGTAAAGGAAGAAGGGTTGGAGATATCTCAACCAGCTCTTCATCCGAATTCGACTGAGATACATCACAGAATTACAGTCAGAGCTAGGACCAAGAAAGTGCATCG ACGAGTCTATGAACTCAGAGGTAAAACCAAGTGTTCAGATGAAAGTGATGGACCACCGTGCACTGG GTTTGTCGAAGGTATGGCTCCAGTTTTCTCTCGAGCGGCATGGTATTGTACTTGGCATCTTATACAG AATGACCTTGTACACGGATGGGGAATGGATATGAAACTAGGATATTGTGCTCAG GGAGATCGCAGTCAAAATGTGGGTGTTGTTGATAAGGAATATGTTGTTCACAAGGCGATACAAACTCTTGGTGGTAACAATCAGGATATAATCAAA AAACAAGGCTCAACAGGAATTGATATGAGAATGGAG ATTCGACGGCAGTCATCATGGGAACTTGAAATCTTCAAAGAGCGCTGGAAACAAGCCATTGCGCATGACAAAAGTTGGGTTAAACCATTTAAGAGCGATAAAAGACGCATACGACGAACACGACGAACGCGCAACCGCAAACTGTTTTCTTAG
- the LOC131602723 gene encoding protein POLLEN DEFECTIVE IN GUIDANCE 1-like isoform X2: protein MKILYGTQQLLEMKKEENAFMTRSFACHGDVNWYLLIDVGFFVCFNSFLSLLTVMPTRMVMIAWKLLKTRKFKRLSTVELSDFGCFVIMACGISVLQQIDISLVYHIIRGQATIKLYVIYNVLEVFDKLCQIFNGDVLQMLFYSAEELARCPSETRSMRLCIWRFVSDQILAVVTTIVHSFILLAQAITLSACIVAHYNALPALLVSNNFSEIKSYVFKGYKKDNIHTMVYFDSIERFHISTFILFVLAQNILEAEGPWFQSFLINMLSVYLCEVAIDVIKHSFIAKFNNITPIAYSEFLEALCKQTLHMQTEDVQKNLKFIPLAPACVVIRVIAPVYAANLPYSPLSWKLFWIMLFSATTYILLTSLKILIGLLLKKHATWYVNRCLKRKHHLHVD, encoded by the exons ATGAAAATTCTTTATGGAACACAACAACTCTTGGAAATGAAAAAGGAAGAGAACGCGTTTATGACACGATCTTTCGCTTGCCATGGAGATGTGAATTGGTATTTG CTTATAGATGTTGGCTTCTTTGTCTGCTTCAATTCCTTTCTATCATTGTTAACTGTGATGCCAACAAGGATGGTAATGATCGCTTGGAAGCTTCTGAAAACAAG GAAGTTCAAGAGGCTGTCTACAGTTGAGCTGTCAGATTTTGGATGTTTTGTTATTATGGCTTGTGGAATTAGTGTCTTGCAGCAAATAG atATCAGCTTAGTATATCATATAATCCGTGGACAAGCAACAATCAAACTGTATGTGATCTACAACGTCTTAGAG GTATTTGATAAATTATGTCAAATTTTTAATGGGGATGTGttgcaaatgttattttattCGGCAGAAGAACTTGCAAGGTGTCCTTCTGAAACACGGAGTATGAGATTATGCATTTGGAGATTTGTTTCTGACCAAATTTTAGCTGTTGTTACAACAA TTgttcattcttttattttattagctCAGGCAATTACTTTATCAGCCTGCATTGTTGCTCACTACAATGCACTGCCAGCTTTGCTGGTGTCAAATAATTTTTCTGAGATCAAAAGCTACGTGTTTAAGGGATACAAAAAGGATAATATTCACACTATGGTGTACTTTG ATTCAATTGAAAGATTCCACATCTCAACATTTATCTTATTCGTTTTGGCTCAAAATATTCTAGAGGCAGAAGGCCCCTGGTTTCAAAGCTTTCTCATT AATATGCTTTCGGTTTATCTATGTGAAGTGGCTATTGATGTTATCAAGCATTCGTTCATTGCTAAATTCAACAACATCACTCCCATTGCATACTCTGAGTTCCTTGAAGCTTTATGCAAACAG ACTCTACATATGCAAACTGAGGATGTACAGAAAAACTTGAAATTTATCCCTCTTGCTCCAGCATGTGTG GTCATTCGAGTCATAGCCCCGGTATACGCTGCTAATCTTCCTTACAGTCCACTTTCATGGAAGCTTTTTTGGATTATGCTATTTTCAGCAACAACCTACATTTTACTCACAAGCCTCAAGATTCTAATTGGATTGCTTCTAAAGAAACATGCCACTTGGTATGTTAATCGCTGTCTAAAGAGGAAGCATCATCTTCATGTAGATTAA